The following DNA comes from Qingshengfaniella alkalisoli.
AGCATACGCCAGATCCGCGCGGGTGTTGACGCCCAGCGTCTCGGCCTCCGGGCAGGTCACGACCCGCGCCTGTGCGCCATCTGCCCGTGCGATTTCCACGATGTCGGTCAGATAGTATTCACCGCTGGCATTGTCGTTGCCGAGCCTGCCGATCCAGTCCAGCATCCGCGTCGCGTCCGCCAGCATGATCCCGCTGTTGCACAAGGTGATGGCGCGCTCGGCCTCGGTCGCATCCTTGTATTCGACGATCCGTTCCAGCGTATCGCCATCGGCCACCAGCCGCCCATAGCGCGCCGGATCAGCCGCGTCAAAGCCCAGCACGACCAGATCCGCGCCGGTTTCGCGTGCCGCTTGCACCTGCGCCAACGTCTCGGGCCGGATCAGCGGGGTGTCACCGTAGAGCACCACCACATCACCCGTGAACCCGTCCATTTCCGCCGTTGCCTGCGCGACTGCGTGACCCGTGCCAAGCTGCTCAGACTGCACCGCAATGCGGATATCGGGGTCGATCTCCCGCGCCGCAGCGGCGACCTGTTCACTGCCATGGCCGGTGACCACGACGACACGCTCGGGCTCCAATGCGCTGCCGCTGGCAATTGCATGCGCCAGCAAAGGTGCCCCGGCCAGCTCATGCAGAACCTTCGGCGCATCGGACAACATCCGGCTGCCCTCCCCTGCCGCAAGTATGATCAATGCCGTCGCCATAATGCCCCTGCCCGTCGTTGTTCTTAGCGCCACGTTCTAGACGAGGGGAATTCAACTGCAAGGGGGACGACCGATGCCGGGGGCGATTACCCCGGCCGGGGGCATCACTATTTCTTTCAAAAGACTTCGGAGATTG
Coding sequences within:
- the glmU gene encoding bifunctional UDP-N-acetylglucosamine diphosphorylase/glucosamine-1-phosphate N-acetyltransferase GlmU, whose amino-acid sequence is MATALIILAAGEGSRMLSDAPKVLHELAGAPLLAHAIASGSALEPERVVVVTGHGSEQVAAAAREIDPDIRIAVQSEQLGTGHAVAQATAEMDGFTGDVVVLYGDTPLIRPETLAQVQAARETGADLVVLGFDAADPARYGRLVADGDTLERIVEYKDATEAERAITLCNSGIMLADATRMLDWIGRLGNDNASGEYYLTDIVEIARADGAQARVVTCPEAETLGVNTRADLAYAEAAFQARARGEALDNGVTLTAPETVFFAADTVIGRDAVIEPNVVFGSGVTVETGARIRAFSHLEGCHVARGAVVGPYARLRPGAELAEGAKIGNFVEVKNALIAEGAKVNHLSYIGDAEIGAAANIGAGTITCNYDGVFKHKTRIGSRAFIGSNTMLVAPVTIGNDAMTGCGSVVTEDVPDEALAIARSRQVTKPGLAKRMMDRLKALKAKQKKDG